The following proteins are encoded in a genomic region of Nonomuraea muscovyensis:
- a CDS encoding TetR/AcrR family transcriptional regulator has translation MTSGFSRLRREDLLKAACEVIAERGFGHTRTLDIARAAGVSQALLFYHFETKEQLFAQAFAYAAQIHRTALESIERLERPPLDRLRTLLRRCSPGAAPDGWRLWIDAWAESIRSHDLEQISRRLDQQGRLLMRSIIDDGVRTGDFACADPEASSWRIFALIDGLAIQIHVHPQALSRRRADQLVRTAAAAEVGVRPADL, from the coding sequence GTGACATCAGGTTTCAGTCGATTACGGCGTGAGGACTTGCTCAAGGCGGCATGTGAGGTGATCGCGGAGCGGGGGTTCGGGCACACCAGGACCCTGGACATCGCCCGTGCCGCCGGAGTGAGCCAGGCGCTGCTGTTCTACCACTTCGAGACCAAGGAACAGCTCTTCGCCCAGGCGTTCGCCTACGCGGCCCAGATCCACCGCACCGCGCTGGAGTCGATCGAGCGGCTCGAACGGCCGCCGCTCGACCGCCTGCGCACGCTGCTGCGGCGCTGCTCGCCGGGCGCGGCGCCGGACGGCTGGCGGCTGTGGATCGACGCCTGGGCGGAGTCGATCCGCAGCCACGACCTGGAGCAGATCTCCCGCCGCCTCGACCAGCAGGGCCGGCTGCTGATGCGGTCGATCATCGACGACGGGGTGCGCACCGGCGACTTCGCCTGCGCCGACCCCGAGGCGTCGAGCTGGCGGATCTTCGCGTTGATCGACGGGCTGGCGATCCAGATCCACGTGCACCCGCAGGCGCTGTCGCGACGCCGAGCCGACCAGCTCGTCCGCACGGCCGCCGCCGCGGAGGTGGGGGTGAGACCGGCCGACCTGTGA
- a CDS encoding copper resistance CopC family protein, with protein MRRLLTVLVLACAAAGLPAPALAHNVLVGSDPKDGATLSSAPTRITLVFDQPVRQGYAQVGVTGPDGAAWADGEAVVAAEKVSVKVRPLPANGAYTVGYRILSADGHPVTGKITFTLRAAVAPPSGAADPQATDRPQDTAATAAPSGRPAPDPQTAAPLPADDAQRAEVYEAAANGGAGMAVVWIVGALLLLAAGTAVALRRARPSPGPHDVPTPDTASQPAAPSTAAPDTTGPHPTEPQADARPEGAARTATPPGEGAGA; from the coding sequence GTGAGGCGGCTACTCACGGTCCTGGTGCTGGCGTGCGCCGCGGCGGGGCTCCCGGCCCCGGCTCTGGCGCACAACGTGCTGGTCGGCAGCGACCCGAAGGACGGGGCGACGCTGTCGTCCGCGCCCACCCGCATCACGCTGGTGTTCGACCAGCCGGTACGCCAGGGTTACGCCCAGGTCGGCGTCACCGGTCCCGACGGGGCGGCGTGGGCTGACGGTGAGGCGGTCGTGGCGGCCGAGAAGGTGTCGGTCAAGGTGCGGCCGCTGCCGGCGAACGGCGCGTACACGGTGGGCTACCGCATCCTGTCGGCCGACGGCCACCCGGTCACCGGCAAGATCACCTTCACCCTGCGGGCCGCCGTCGCGCCCCCGTCCGGCGCGGCCGATCCCCAGGCCACGGACCGTCCCCAGGACACCGCCGCGACGGCCGCCCCCTCGGGACGCCCCGCACCCGACCCCCAGACCGCCGCTCCCCTGCCGGCCGACGACGCACAGCGGGCCGAGGTCTACGAGGCGGCGGCCAACGGCGGAGCGGGCATGGCCGTGGTCTGGATCGTCGGAGCGCTCCTGCTGCTGGCCGCGGGCACCGCCGTGGCCCTGCGCCGCGCACGCCCCTCCCCCGGCCCCCACGACGTCCCCACCCCGGACACCGCGTCGCAGCCCGCCGCCCCTTCCACAGCTGCGCCGGACACCACCGGGCCGCACCCCACCGAGCCGCAAGCCGACGCTCGGCCGGAGGGCGCCGCCAGGACCGCCACCCCGCCTGGTGAGGGGGCGGGCGCGTGA
- a CDS encoding copper resistance D family protein has product MTVTVPVRQRSGGRLPAGVFAVCAVVAAVVASTLTAQEAVPGIPMPGPVVDLGLPVVRVALDIAAVAVVGLSLLPKLLGFDAPERTEPVMRRVRPLTVTAAWAWAVSALLTIVFQTAELNPGGVPTLGMIAGYVDTVGTGQGLLFSAACALAAAGIGLMAVRFGEKVPAELRIIVALFGLLPIPVTGHAVNSVWHDPIMISMEIHVMGAAAWTGGLAAIMVFVAPRGDLLSVVLPRFSRIATVCLLLVGLSGLITGLGTMALTPGVELPGAIVTSEYGLLVVAKLALVALLVPLAAHIRFRLLPAVRRGATTAVVAWASAELAVMGLSYGVAVAITRASIG; this is encoded by the coding sequence GTGACCGTCACCGTCCCCGTGCGGCAACGCTCCGGGGGCCGGCTCCCCGCGGGCGTGTTCGCGGTGTGCGCGGTCGTCGCCGCCGTGGTCGCCAGCACGCTGACCGCCCAGGAGGCCGTTCCCGGCATCCCCATGCCCGGCCCCGTCGTGGACCTCGGGCTGCCCGTCGTCCGGGTGGCGCTCGACATCGCCGCCGTGGCGGTCGTCGGCCTGAGCCTGCTGCCCAAGCTGCTCGGCTTCGACGCTCCCGAGCGCACCGAGCCCGTCATGCGCCGGGTGCGTCCCCTGACCGTCACCGCCGCGTGGGCGTGGGCCGTCAGCGCGCTGCTGACGATCGTGTTCCAGACGGCGGAGCTCAACCCCGGCGGGGTGCCGACGCTCGGCATGATCGCCGGCTACGTCGACACCGTCGGCACCGGGCAGGGCCTGCTGTTCAGCGCCGCCTGCGCGCTCGCCGCGGCGGGCATCGGCCTGATGGCGGTGCGGTTCGGCGAGAAAGTGCCCGCCGAGCTGCGGATCATCGTCGCCCTCTTCGGGCTGCTGCCCATCCCGGTGACCGGGCACGCCGTCAACTCGGTCTGGCACGACCCCATCATGATCTCGATGGAGATCCACGTGATGGGCGCGGCGGCCTGGACCGGCGGGCTGGCCGCGATCATGGTGTTCGTCGCGCCGCGCGGCGACCTCCTCTCCGTCGTGCTGCCCCGTTTCTCCAGGATCGCCACCGTCTGCCTGCTGCTCGTCGGCCTGTCGGGGCTGATCACGGGTCTGGGCACGATGGCCCTCACCCCCGGCGTGGAGCTGCCGGGCGCGATCGTGACCAGTGAGTACGGCCTGCTGGTGGTGGCCAAGCTGGCCCTGGTGGCGCTCCTGGTGCCGCTGGCCGCGCACATCAGGTTTCGGCTGCTGCCCGCCGTCCGCCGGGGCGCCACCACGGCCGTCGTGGCCTGGGCGAGCGCCGAACTGGCCGTGATGGGCCTGTCCTACGGCGTGGCGGTCGCGATCACCCGCGCCTCGATCGGCTGA